The following coding sequences lie in one Mycoplasma tauri genomic window:
- the trmB gene encoding tRNA (guanosine(46)-N7)-methyltransferase TrmB: protein MRLRYDSKAKEKLELSNFLIKQTDSKIRLDKSTVLEIGMGKGEMLVELAYKNPNFKFIGLEKYETVAAKCLKRAKELDLKNFFILIEDAKNIGEIFEGKCSTIWLTFSDPWPKKKHLKRRLTHKFFLDKYSEILDNNGILKFKSDNDKLYDFSLNSLNEANWKIIDNGTDLHSSKHSVNNIMTGYEQKWSLLGKNINYIFAMKPA from the coding sequence ATGAGATTACGCTATGATAGTAAAGCTAAAGAGAAATTAGAATTGTCTAATTTTCTTATAAAACAGACTGATAGTAAAATTAGACTTGACAAAAGCACAGTTTTAGAAATAGGAATGGGTAAAGGGGAAATGCTTGTTGAACTAGCTTATAAAAATCCTAATTTTAAATTTATAGGGCTTGAAAAATATGAGACTGTAGCTGCTAAATGTTTAAAAAGAGCAAAAGAATTAGATTTAAAAAATTTCTTCATTTTAATTGAAGATGCCAAAAATATTGGTGAAATTTTTGAGGGAAAATGTAGTACTATTTGATTGACTTTTAGCGATCCATGACCTAAGAAAAAACATCTTAAGAGAAGGTTAACACACAAATTTTTTCTTGATAAGTATTCAGAAATTTTAGATAATAACGGAATTTTAAAATTTAAAAGTGACAATGATAAACTTTATGATTTTTCATTAAATTCTTTAAATGAGGCAAATTGAAAAATAATTGATAATGGTACTGACTTACATTCATCAAAACATAGTGTAAATAATATAATGACTGGCTATGAACAAAAATGATCATTATTAGGAAAAAATATTAATTATATCTTTGCTATGAAACCCGCTTAA
- a CDS encoding MAG6790 family protein: protein MYKFKAKLIVNQEVIAEANTLEDIEAAVLGYRRKQKTGEHTSGNEKIEIIHVERDSLKGKHKSKEVILKVI, encoded by the coding sequence ATGTACAAATTTAAAGCAAAATTAATTGTGAATCAAGAGGTTATAGCTGAAGCAAATACCCTGGAAGATATCGAGGCTGCAGTGTTGGGTTATCGTCGTAAACAAAAGACTGGAGAGCACACAAGCGGTAATGAAAAAATCGAAATCATTCACGTAGAAAGAGACTCTTTGAAGGGAAAACATAAATCAAAAGAAGTTATTTTAAAAGTAATTTAA
- a CDS encoding DUF4190 domain-containing protein yields MKLFICDTCNKKFDMELTNCTQCNREVKMYEISESTQSVRPEYQSQIYMQNINRQQMSSASDQSNDFAIAGFVLSFFFSVLGLIFSCIGLSRSKKINGKGRKLSIAGICISIVSMVIFFIIALYRSALLRIH; encoded by the coding sequence ATGAAATTATTTATTTGTGACACATGCAATAAAAAATTCGATATGGAATTAACAAATTGTACTCAGTGCAATAGAGAAGTGAAAATGTATGAAATCTCAGAGTCAACACAATCAGTTAGGCCGGAATATCAGTCACAAATATACATGCAAAATATAAATAGGCAGCAAATGTCATCAGCATCTGATCAGTCAAATGATTTTGCTATAGCCGGTTTTGTATTATCATTCTTTTTTTCGGTTTTAGGACTTATTTTCTCATGTATTGGTTTGTCAAGGTCTAAAAAAATAAATGGAAAAGGAAGAAAATTATCAATAGCAGGAATTTGTATTTCAATAGTTAGCATGGTCATATTTTTTATAATTGCATTGTATCGTTCAGCACTGCTGCGTATACATTAA
- a CDS encoding RluA family pseudouridine synthase has translation MFQLEVKYKERIDKYISDNSHITRNDAQELIKQGAVYLDDHVYVRKANYLPKIGSIITVEKLIEKETDIKPLDLPIDIVYSDKDIVIVNKPSGLVVHPAPGHLNDTLVNILMHHFKNDLSNTNGLLRLGIVHRIDKDTSGLLIVAKNNVVHNKLAEIFKKHQAKRSYIAICEGVLENKITKINLPIKRNEADRRLMSVHKDGKEAITYVHLLKTFYIDKKPYSLVRCELETGRTHQIRVHLAYIKHPVYGDPVYGKEVDNYNQRLHAYKLDFMHPISSEKIEVFAPIPKEFNIADYDFDQLKKI, from the coding sequence ATGTTTCAATTAGAAGTTAAATATAAAGAAAGAATAGATAAGTATATTAGCGATAATAGTCATATAACAAGGAATGATGCTCAAGAATTAATTAAGCAAGGGGCAGTATATTTAGATGATCATGTTTATGTTAGAAAAGCTAATTATTTACCAAAAATTGGCTCAATAATAACTGTTGAAAAGTTAATTGAAAAAGAGACAGATATTAAACCATTAGATTTACCAATTGACATTGTTTATAGTGATAAAGATATAGTTATAGTTAATAAACCTAGTGGTCTTGTTGTTCATCCAGCGCCTGGCCATCTTAATGATACATTAGTTAATATTTTGATGCATCATTTTAAAAATGATCTATCTAACACTAATGGACTTTTGCGGCTTGGAATTGTTCATAGAATTGATAAGGACACAAGTGGATTATTAATTGTTGCTAAAAATAATGTTGTTCACAATAAATTGGCTGAAATTTTTAAAAAACATCAAGCAAAAAGGTCTTATATAGCTATTTGCGAAGGTGTTTTGGAAAATAAAATAACAAAAATAAATTTACCAATAAAGCGTAATGAAGCAGACAGACGTCTAATGAGTGTTCATAAAGATGGGAAAGAAGCAATAACTTATGTTCATTTGCTTAAAACTTTTTATATTGATAAAAAACCATACTCTCTTGTTAGATGTGAATTAGAAACTGGCAGAACACACCAAATTAGAGTTCATTTAGCATACATAAAGCACCCAGTTTATGGTGATCCTGTTTATGGGAAAGAAGTTGATAATTATAATCAAAGGCTTCATGCATATAAATTAGATTTTATGCACCCTATCAGCAGTGAAAAAATTGAAGTTTTTGCTCCAATACCTAAAGAATTCAATATAGCTGATTATGATTTTGATCAACTTAAAAAAATATAA
- a CDS encoding DUF4190 domain-containing protein, translated as MKLFICETCDKKIDEGSTSYTECKKEIIKIYEIPEETQLAKSEPVQKAPQIVIQNNMNLQQMNMAPVKVKSDSNGLANAGIIFAFIFPPLGLIFSLIGLYKSKKMNGKGKVLSIVGIFISIITLILFISILASSSK; from the coding sequence ATGAAATTATTTATTTGTGAAACATGTGATAAAAAAATTGATGAAGGGTCGACAAGCTACACTGAGTGCAAAAAAGAAATTATTAAAATTTATGAAATTCCAGAGGAAACCCAATTAGCAAAATCTGAACCTGTGCAGAAGGCGCCACAAATAGTGATACAAAATAATATGAATCTGCAGCAAATGAATATGGCACCTGTTAAAGTAAAATCAGATTCAAATGGTCTTGCTAATGCAGGAATTATATTTGCTTTCATTTTCCCACCTTTAGGTCTTATTTTTTCACTTATTGGCCTATATAAGTCTAAAAAAATGAATGGAAAAGGAAAAGTATTATCAATAGTAGGAATTTTTATCTCAATAATAACACTTATTTTGTTTATTTCAATTCTTGCTTCTTCATCAAAATAA
- a CDS encoding DUF402 domain-containing protein produces the protein MNEKKDRKLVFPVEGSMINVQAYKYDGSLYRQWNGIKVLRNTPKHYVLVMYKSKVSENSGHNWICHDYVIWFLPKHSMYNALILLKPAKRSNYAYINISSTPIYEDNTIKFIDFELDVKAYPDTPVSVVDMDEFKENSKIFRYPKTLKEMIWNGTNEVLERYKQKEYFFSPEVIDYYIDLAKRDKTIAANFRVKKSKK, from the coding sequence TTGAACGAAAAAAAAGATAGGAAACTAGTGTTCCCTGTCGAAGGATCAATGATAAATGTTCAAGCATATAAATATGATGGCTCACTATATCGACAATGAAATGGCATTAAAGTTTTAAGAAATACACCTAAGCACTATGTACTTGTAATGTATAAGTCAAAAGTTAGTGAAAATTCAGGTCATAACTGAATTTGTCACGATTATGTAATTTGATTCTTACCAAAACATTCAATGTATAATGCATTGATTCTTCTTAAACCTGCAAAAAGAAGCAATTATGCATATATAAATATAAGCTCAACTCCAATTTATGAAGATAATACTATTAAGTTTATTGATTTTGAACTAGATGTAAAAGCTTATCCAGACACGCCTGTTTCGGTAGTGGATATGGATGAATTCAAAGAAAATTCAAAGATTTTTCGCTATCCAAAAACATTAAAAGAAATGATATGAAATGGAACAAATGAAGTTTTAGAAAGATATAAACAAAAAGAATATTTTTTCAGCCCAGAAGTTATTGACTATTACATAGATCTTGCAAAAAGAGACAAAACAATTGCTGCAAATTTTAGGGTAAAAAAGTCAAAAAAATAA
- a CDS encoding chromate transporter, whose amino-acid sequence MIFLMIFITLILIIFVSLSVFGGGQIFMPIFKWLWELLNNNFGAGISDQEMSNLFTVSNATPGVFSTKLAFASGYLISGGQWWGFILCFFTYLVFILTPIIVMFYSMKLMTKKSNSPYLQGLMKIMNPIIVGIIAALIIQLIIGMVFPHAKFNNSVSEYVKISYTSKKALFFNNSRLPILIIYVIITIIISAILYHKRFPIFPLILFNVAMAMIAFAPWAG is encoded by the coding sequence ATGATCTTTTTAATGATTTTTATAACACTCATATTGATTATTTTTGTAAGTTTATCAGTCTTTGGAGGCGGGCAAATATTTATGCCTATTTTTAAGTGGTTATGGGAATTACTTAATAATAATTTTGGCGCAGGCATTAGTGATCAAGAAATGTCCAATTTATTTACTGTAAGCAATGCTACTCCAGGTGTTTTTTCAACAAAACTTGCATTTGCATCAGGATATTTAATAAGCGGTGGGCAGTGATGAGGATTTATTCTTTGCTTTTTTACTTATTTAGTATTTATTTTGACTCCAATAATTGTTATGTTTTATTCAATGAAACTTATGACAAAAAAATCTAATTCTCCTTATTTACAAGGTTTAATGAAAATTATGAATCCTATTATTGTTGGAATTATAGCAGCTCTAATTATTCAACTTATTATCGGAATGGTTTTTCCTCATGCAAAATTTAATAATTCAGTTTCTGAGTATGTAAAAATTTCATATACATCAAAAAAAGCGCTATTCTTTAATAATAGTAGATTACCAATTTTAATTATTTATGTCATAATAACAATCATAATTTCAGCAATTTTATATCATAAAAGATTTCCGATTTTCCCATTAATATTGTTTAATGTTGCTATGGCTATGATTGCATTTGCTCCATGAGCAGGATAA
- the rmuC gene encoding DNA recombination protein RmuC has protein sequence MEIALLVLTIIILIMLAFFVCFAILLVAKNKKQKDFNLNKINEQNKNNFDLLSENLKANIKNIILDETNNLSEKINDKYIKSEDRRVKLFDDFKNSIKENLDLLKQEQGDRFTKLNQNQNSNFTILKDNLTKQNFEAIEKLNQKIDLKLNDIDKKNNEWFENIKRNIDEHFEDKLTKHIKEQFQNIKTSMDEMNKGMTQFETVQKSVIDLNKVFKSNKNIGTYGEFSLSQIFEHVFSDLKDKLWFEQYALDPSSSEKVDFAIKSISVKEEKNGPIEQDIIIPIDSKFPLESWRAYDEKENRSEKSRLFKEFKNNITEKAKSISTKYIKASNNTTPWAIMYLPAETIYLELIKNDPQFVQNIFHNHKIFILGPTSIMAFIYNFSMQKEAHNISKQIDKIRDLFVGVQDTYFKLTKSINESIKGVDGARKKLLTAQSHSDAVMNKINKQAKELSLEKKDIERIKLEASDDEE, from the coding sequence ATGGAGATAGCATTACTAGTTTTGACAATAATTATTTTAATCATGTTGGCATTTTTTGTTTGTTTTGCTATTTTGCTTGTTGCAAAAAATAAGAAACAAAAAGATTTTAACTTAAATAAAATTAATGAGCAAAATAAAAATAATTTCGATTTATTAAGTGAAAATTTAAAAGCAAATATAAAAAATATAATTCTTGATGAAACCAATAATTTGAGTGAAAAAATAAACGATAAATATATTAAAAGTGAAGATAGAAGAGTTAAATTATTTGATGACTTTAAAAATTCAATTAAAGAAAATTTAGATTTATTAAAACAAGAACAAGGAGATAGGTTTACAAAATTAAATCAAAATCAAAATTCTAATTTCACTATTTTAAAGGATAATTTAACTAAACAAAATTTTGAGGCAATTGAAAAATTAAATCAAAAAATTGATTTAAAACTCAATGATATTGATAAAAAAAACAATGAATGATTTGAAAATATAAAGAGAAATATTGATGAACATTTTGAAGATAAACTTACTAAACACATTAAAGAACAATTTCAAAATATCAAAACATCTATGGATGAAATGAACAAAGGTATGACACAATTTGAAACTGTTCAAAAAAGTGTTATTGATTTAAATAAAGTTTTTAAATCAAATAAAAATATTGGTACATATGGTGAGTTTAGTTTATCGCAAATTTTTGAACACGTTTTTTCAGATTTAAAAGATAAACTTTGATTTGAACAATATGCACTTGATCCATCCTCATCTGAAAAAGTTGATTTCGCTATTAAATCAATCAGTGTGAAAGAGGAAAAAAACGGTCCCATTGAACAAGACATTATTATTCCTATCGATTCTAAATTCCCACTAGAAAGCTGAAGAGCTTATGACGAAAAGGAAAATAGAAGCGAAAAAAGCAGGCTCTTTAAAGAATTCAAAAATAATATAACTGAAAAAGCAAAAAGCATTTCCACAAAATACATAAAAGCTTCAAATAATACTACGCCATGAGCCATTATGTATCTACCAGCTGAAACAATTTATTTAGAATTAATTAAAAACGATCCTCAATTTGTTCAAAACATATTTCACAATCACAAAATTTTTATTCTAGGTCCAACAAGTATTATGGCATTTATATATAACTTTTCTATGCAAAAAGAGGCTCATAATATTTCGAAACAAATAGATAAAATTCGTGATTTATTCGTGGGTGTTCAGGATACATACTTTAAATTAACTAAAAGTATAAATGAAAGTATCAAAGGAGTAGATGGCGCTAGAAAAAAACTTTTAACTGCTCAATCGCACTCTGATGCTGTCATGAATAAAATAAATAAACAAGCAAAAGAATTAAGTTTAGAGAAAAAGGATATAGAAAGAATTAAATTAGAAGCTTCTGATGACGAAGAATAA
- a CDS encoding MBL fold metallo-hydrolase RNA specificity domain-containing protein, translated as MKRVNIFALGGLDENGKNCYIFEIYNGDKKKIYIINSGAKIPINSTNKIDTLIPNFDYLVKNRDFIQGIFITDVKNESFSSLPWLLMRLPKIPVYTSKFNKVLVLDRLSKYKIAKEKIVVNVLDKPTKIGDIIVAPIELAGSMPGHIGLDFITPNGDYVFMFNFVEANLGIYGSLDIYQLHKLFGKRKIRALVVDSGNSNYNGAASSRIVLHKSVKEAFDRAKEDERIIIGAYDEEMYAISQILDYAYKADRPVIAYGKTYGQVLGLIKRAMPDLKLPKIIDYKYANKTKNAVILITASTERLHSRFLRITDNNDVYLKLQPTDTVIMIAPAINGLEALEAITLDDVARITPKIVEISKFEFFSHHPAREDLTKLINVLRPQYIIPVQGLYRYLLDAQRFISESCNFNPKNILVMQNGQVAHFDDEKLVSFKGKVKEVNDVIVDGLGVGDISTEVINEREVLGREGVLLVSARYDSNKKKIIGKLQISTVGLIAKEEKKQAQDLVKSTIANLMDTKKFEGVKDIQNTCRQAIRKKIFKTFNKEPIVVISLISA; from the coding sequence ATGAAACGTGTTAATATTTTTGCTTTAGGCGGGCTTGACGAAAACGGAAAAAATTGTTATATTTTTGAAATTTACAATGGTGATAAAAAGAAAATTTATATTATTAATTCTGGCGCAAAAATTCCGATTAACTCTACAAATAAGATTGATACGTTAATTCCTAATTTTGATTATTTAGTAAAAAATAGAGATTTTATTCAAGGAATTTTTATAACTGATGTTAAAAATGAATCTTTTAGCTCGCTGCCTTGATTACTCATGAGGTTACCAAAAATTCCTGTTTATACTTCTAAATTTAATAAAGTTTTAGTTCTTGACAGATTAAGTAAATATAAAATAGCTAAAGAAAAAATTGTTGTTAATGTTCTTGATAAACCAACAAAAATTGGAGATATTATTGTTGCTCCAATAGAACTAGCTGGTTCAATGCCCGGACATATTGGTCTAGATTTTATAACTCCTAATGGTGATTATGTTTTCATGTTTAATTTTGTTGAAGCCAATTTAGGTATCTATGGTTCATTAGACATTTACCAATTACATAAACTTTTTGGAAAGAGAAAAATAAGAGCACTTGTTGTTGATTCAGGGAATTCGAATTATAATGGTGCTGCTTCTAGCAGAATTGTTTTGCATAAAAGTGTTAAAGAAGCATTTGACAGAGCAAAAGAAGATGAAAGAATAATTATTGGGGCATATGATGAAGAAATGTATGCAATTAGTCAAATTCTTGATTATGCATACAAAGCTGATAGACCAGTAATTGCTTATGGGAAAACTTATGGACAGGTGCTCGGTTTAATCAAAAGAGCCATGCCAGATTTAAAATTGCCAAAGATTATTGATTATAAATATGCTAATAAAACAAAAAATGCTGTTATTTTAATAACTGCATCGACAGAAAGACTTCATTCTCGTTTTTTAAGAATAACTGATAATAATGATGTTTATTTAAAATTGCAACCAACTGACACTGTTATAATGATTGCTCCTGCAATAAATGGTTTGGAAGCGCTTGAAGCCATTACTCTTGATGATGTTGCTAGAATAACACCTAAAATTGTAGAAATTTCAAAATTTGAATTTTTTAGTCACCATCCAGCAAGAGAAGATTTAACAAAATTAATAAATGTTTTAAGACCTCAATATATCATCCCTGTGCAAGGTTTATACAGATATCTATTGGATGCTCAGAGATTTATTTCTGAAAGTTGTAATTTTAATCCTAAAAATATTTTGGTTATGCAAAATGGTCAGGTAGCCCATTTCGATGATGAAAAGTTAGTTTCTTTTAAAGGAAAAGTTAAAGAAGTTAACGATGTTATTGTAGATGGTTTAGGTGTAGGGGATATAAGTACAGAAGTTATTAATGAAAGAGAAGTTTTGGGACGTGAAGGGGTTTTATTAGTTTCGGCTAGATATGACTCTAATAAAAAGAAAATAATTGGAAAGCTACAAATAAGTACAGTTGGCTTGATTGCTAAAGAAGAAAAAAAACAAGCTCAAGACTTGGTGAAATCTACTATTGCTAATTTGATGGATACTAAGAAGTTTGAAGGTGTCAAAGATATACAAAACACTTGTAGACAAGCAATAAGAAAGAAGATATTTAAAACATTTAATAAGGAACCAATTGTTGTAATTTCACTAATTTCGGCTTAA
- the rsmI gene encoding 16S rRNA (cytidine(1402)-2'-O)-methyltransferase — MSKIYIVGTPIGNLKDITYRAIEVLKSVDYIACEDTRVTNKLLSAYSINAKLLLHNKINEKESAKGIISMLNKEDLSIALVSDAGMPLVNDPGFELIKLANENNIKIDLIPGVNAAISAFCLSAMSSTFVYMGFPKEKVGQRLQQIKDFKREHAYIFYVGNSKITNFLSEINSVWGNEIHVFLAREMTKIHEQFYRGNANDVLNELNNGSAKGEFTLVLKLENIKKEKKNKYAQFSKH; from the coding sequence ATGAGTAAAATTTATATAGTTGGTACGCCTATTGGTAATTTAAAAGATATTACATATAGGGCCATTGAGGTTTTAAAATCTGTTGATTATATAGCATGCGAAGACACTAGGGTAACCAATAAATTATTGAGTGCTTATTCTATAAATGCAAAACTTTTGTTACATAATAAAATAAATGAAAAAGAATCAGCAAAAGGAATAATTAGCATGTTAAATAAAGAGGATTTAAGTATTGCTCTTGTTTCTGATGCAGGCATGCCTTTAGTAAATGATCCAGGTTTTGAATTGATTAAATTAGCAAATGAAAATAACATTAAAATTGATTTAATACCCGGTGTGAATGCAGCTATTTCAGCATTTTGTTTGAGTGCAATGTCCAGTACATTTGTTTATATGGGCTTTCCTAAAGAGAAAGTTGGACAAAGATTACAACAAATTAAAGACTTTAAAAGAGAACATGCATATATTTTTTATGTTGGAAATAGTAAAATCACTAATTTTTTAAGTGAGATAAATTCAGTATGAGGTAATGAAATCCATGTTTTTTTAGCTAGAGAAATGACAAAAATACATGAACAGTTTTATCGCGGCAATGCAAATGACGTTTTAAATGAGTTAAATAATGGGTCAGCAAAGGGCGAATTTACATTGGTTTTAAAATTAGAAAATATTAAAAAAGAAAAGAAAAATAAATATGCTCAGTTTAGCAAGCATTAG
- a CDS encoding SLC5/6 family protein: MFNFNYKPEQGYEDLWKHEKSFKTVFIITLVSFLIMALFYYSIGILEASYNGAIKEFIQKNIEKSNVDNGHKSELFRQSEQLFYFGIATRFIIGSLILGFGIAMLISIIFGYKRKNFSKIIKWPNTVYFVLSFYLFYIAISTLFAGNFTDSGVPKYNDFKVAYSVITVIGAIVLFISYFIFARKYTVIKTLYLNIEKAIEAKKQMEENPELLEFYKNIEQAFNGLVASSEQAEYNNETTSNQFNNSNKQEPKNKSKRDEYFEKMMLLPNEKLYAFAEKLYISGYENMEKETLANLILDIFEKQERDKEVNKNLNNDEIVVEPKESIDQASNNNKDDKNFEVK; encoded by the coding sequence ATGTTTAATTTTAATTATAAGCCAGAACAAGGATATGAAGATTTGTGAAAACATGAAAAGTCATTTAAAACCGTTTTTATAATAACTTTAGTTTCATTTTTAATAATGGCTTTATTTTATTATTCAATAGGAATTTTAGAAGCATCATATAATGGCGCAATAAAAGAATTTATTCAAAAAAACATTGAAAAATCGAATGTAGATAATGGACACAAATCGGAACTATTTAGACAAAGCGAACAATTATTTTATTTTGGAATAGCCACAAGATTTATTATAGGTTCTCTAATTTTAGGATTTGGGATAGCTATGTTAATAAGTATAATCTTTGGCTATAAACGTAAGAATTTTTCGAAAATAATTAAATGACCTAATACTGTATATTTTGTATTGTCATTCTATTTATTTTATATAGCTATTTCAACTCTCTTTGCTGGTAATTTTACTGATTCTGGTGTTCCAAAGTATAATGATTTTAAGGTAGCTTATTCTGTTATAACTGTTATTGGTGCTATTGTTTTATTTATTTCATACTTTATTTTTGCTCGTAAATATACAGTTATTAAAACATTGTATTTAAATATTGAAAAAGCTATTGAAGCAAAAAAACAAATGGAAGAAAATCCGGAATTATTAGAGTTTTATAAAAATATTGAACAAGCATTTAATGGATTAGTTGCATCTTCTGAACAAGCAGAATATAATAATGAGACTACCTCAAATCAATTTAATAATTCAAATAAACAAGAGCCTAAAAACAAGTCAAAAAGAGATGAATACTTTGAAAAAATGATGCTTTTACCAAATGAAAAACTTTATGCTTTTGCTGAAAAATTATATATTTCTGGTTATGAAAATATGGAAAAAGAAACTTTAGCTAATTTAATTTTAGATATATTTGAAAAACAGGAAAGAGATAAAGAAGTTAATAAAAATTTAAACAACGATGAAATTGTTGTTGAACCTAAAGAGTCTATAGACCAAGCATCAAATAATAATAAAGATGATAAAAATTTTGAGGTTAAATAA
- a CDS encoding ribonuclease HII, giving the protein MLDYERKHFKDISKIAGLDEAGRGCCAGPLVVACVIMPENYTNNQINDSKKLNPNKRKQLAKEILENAIDFSIVFIAAPEVDKLNPKQASKEGMFRCINNLKIKPNLVITDFEKIPNLSIKQVNLVKGDELSFNVACASILAKVSRDEYMINLGNKYPNFEFEKHKGYCTQLHNSKIKEFGIIQGEHRMTYKNVNQCLKIFINKHIKN; this is encoded by the coding sequence ATGCTAGACTACGAAAGAAAACATTTTAAAGATATCTCAAAAATAGCAGGTTTAGATGAAGCGGGAAGAGGTTGTTGTGCAGGACCGCTTGTTGTTGCATGCGTAATTATGCCTGAGAATTATACAAATAACCAAATTAATGATTCAAAAAAGCTTAATCCCAATAAAAGAAAACAGCTTGCTAAAGAAATATTAGAAAATGCTATTGATTTTTCCATTGTATTCATAGCCGCTCCTGAAGTGGATAAACTTAATCCTAAACAAGCTTCAAAAGAAGGTATGTTTAGATGTATAAATAATTTAAAAATCAAGCCAAATTTAGTTATAACTGATTTTGAAAAAATACCCAATTTATCTATAAAACAAGTTAATTTGGTAAAAGGAGATGAATTAAGCTTCAATGTTGCATGTGCTTCAATTTTAGCTAAAGTTTCAAGAGATGAATATATGATAAATTTAGGCAATAAATATCCAAATTTTGAGTTTGAAAAACATAAAGGCTATTGCACTCAATTACATAATTCAAAAATAAAAGAATTCGGAATAATTCAAGGCGAGCATAGAATGACGTATAAAAATGTTAATCAATGTTTAAAAATATTTATCAATAAACATATTAAAAATTAA
- a CDS encoding chromate transporter, protein MNIDLSKNYKKKPTFFNVLWFILFTSFVGFGGGNALLPIYKRYTVDKYGWLTEKEFEENVILTNMLPGASVIEALSYIAFKNFNFWKGSILVIIGVLPHVIFGFVLFYFTKYIPLEYLFVIEVAVLSTIIGSLVIFIFNYVKKGAKQINVGLWFVLFLVTFVFTFFIPAPYNMPISIMVFIILIFTVVFFTKQKIGRNQNKKTSNLISANDDYEVGA, encoded by the coding sequence ATGAATATTGATTTAAGTAAGAATTATAAAAAGAAGCCAACGTTTTTTAATGTACTTTGGTTTATTTTGTTTACATCATTTGTTGGTTTTGGAGGGGGGAACGCGTTATTACCCATATATAAACGATATACTGTTGATAAATATGGTTGGTTAACAGAAAAAGAATTCGAAGAGAATGTAATTTTAACAAACATGTTGCCAGGAGCAAGTGTTATAGAGGCTCTTAGCTATATTGCTTTTAAAAATTTTAATTTTTGAAAGGGTTCAATTCTAGTTATTATTGGTGTTCTGCCTCATGTTATTTTTGGTTTTGTTCTTTTTTACTTTACAAAATATATACCGCTTGAATATTTATTTGTAATTGAAGTTGCTGTTTTATCTACAATTATTGGTTCGCTTGTAATTTTTATTTTTAATTATGTTAAAAAAGGAGCAAAACAAATTAATGTGGGTCTTTGATTTGTTTTATTTTTAGTGACTTTTGTTTTTACTTTTTTTATTCCTGCTCCCTATAATATGCCAATTTCAATTATGGTTTTTATTATTTTAATTTTTACTGTTGTGTTCTTTACTAAGCAAAAAATAGGTAGAAACCAGAATAAAAAAACAAGTAATTTAATTTCCGCCAATGATGATTATGAAGTAGGAGCCTAA